A region of Nostoc sp. 'Peltigera membranacea cyanobiont' N6 DNA encodes the following proteins:
- a CDS encoding response regulator, whose translation MRIAIANDMFMAVEVLRRAVVKIPDYKLAWVAYDGAEAVSKCAADTPDLILMDVLMPSMDGVEATRHIMRQSPCAIVMVTASVNRYAAKVF comes from the coding sequence GTGAGAATTGCGATCGCTAACGATATGTTCATGGCTGTAGAAGTACTGCGCCGGGCTGTGGTAAAAATACCAGATTACAAGCTGGCGTGGGTTGCCTATGATGGTGCGGAAGCTGTAAGCAAATGTGCGGCTGATACTCCCGACTTAATTTTGATGGATGTGCTGATGCCTAGTATGGATGGAGTAGAAGCTACACGGCATATCATGAGGCAATCTCCCTGCGCGATTGTCATGGTGACAGCTAGCGTTAATCGCTATGCAGCCAAGGTTTTTTAA
- a CDS encoding hybrid sensor histidine kinase/response regulator has protein sequence MLEEFDVSNLSLLDLFNMEVKAQVVVLNDRLLALETKPDPQPELAALMRAAHCIKGAARIVQIDPAVNLAHVMEDCFVAAQEGKVTLTADRIDVLLQGVDMLLRIAETVTANPNLQMLEDVGIQSLVSAIANILTLEATSTEIHPLVTTAQLEDNQQTTLISPSPLEELGITQNRAVRMSTENLNRLMGLAGESLVEANLLEPFANSLLKLRSNQGELSNLLEKLQELLGNYHLDRQIKETLSATHQKANECYQMMSDRQNELEQFSQRSANLAQRLYQEVIATRMCSFADGGQGFPRMVRDLARQLSKRVKLEIVGKSTLVDRDILERLEAPLTHILRNAIDHGIELPQERLAAGKPEEGIIRIEVTHRAGMLFITVADDGRGIDIEFLRQVIIGKQLTNPEMAAQLTEVELMEFLFLPGFSTTQTVTEISGRGVGLDIAHSTVREVGGTLRAVSVLGRGMTFHLQLPLTLSVIRTLLVEIAGEPYAFGLTRIEEVLILSKSKIAVSENRPFFVINNQPVELILASQVLELASPAVNIESLSVIVISDRFNRYGLVVDRFLGECNLVVRPLDPRLGKVPNISAAALMDDGSPVLIVDVEDLVRSIAKVFSSGQLSQVNQSAHQAVTKTYKRVLVVDDSITVREMERKLLENNGYKAEVAVNGIDGWNAIRSGDYDLVVTDIDMPRMNGFELTSQIKTHAKLKQIPVIIVSYKDREEDRLQGLEAGADYYLTKSSFHDDTLLKAVIDLIGEA, from the coding sequence ATGTTAGAAGAATTTGATGTCAGCAATCTTTCCTTGCTTGATTTATTCAACATGGAAGTAAAAGCTCAAGTTGTGGTATTGAACGATCGCCTGTTGGCACTGGAAACCAAGCCCGATCCCCAACCAGAATTGGCAGCTTTAATGCGGGCAGCCCATTGCATCAAAGGCGCTGCGCGAATTGTCCAAATCGATCCGGCTGTCAACCTTGCCCACGTTATGGAAGACTGCTTTGTGGCGGCTCAAGAGGGAAAAGTTACCTTAACTGCCGATCGCATTGATGTATTGTTGCAAGGGGTAGATATGCTCCTGCGGATAGCGGAAACGGTTACAGCCAACCCAAATTTGCAGATGTTAGAAGATGTTGGCATTCAATCATTGGTGAGTGCGATCGCTAATATCCTAACTCTAGAGGCAACCTCTACAGAAATTCATCCCCTAGTAACAACAGCGCAGTTAGAAGACAACCAACAGACAACCCTGATTTCCCCATCCCCATTAGAAGAACTGGGCATCACTCAAAATCGGGCGGTGCGAATGAGTACTGAAAATCTGAATCGCTTAATGGGTTTAGCAGGAGAGTCTTTAGTTGAGGCGAATTTATTAGAACCATTTGCTAACTCTTTGCTGAAACTGAGAAGCAATCAGGGGGAATTGTCCAACTTGCTGGAGAAGTTGCAGGAGTTATTGGGCAACTATCATCTGGATCGGCAAATTAAAGAAACCTTGAGTGCAACTCATCAAAAAGCTAACGAATGTTACCAGATGATGAGCGATCGCCAAAACGAACTAGAACAATTTTCTCAGCGTTCTGCTAACCTTGCCCAGCGCCTATATCAAGAAGTTATTGCTACTCGAATGTGTTCCTTTGCGGATGGGGGACAGGGATTTCCGCGAATGGTGCGCGACTTAGCTAGACAATTGAGTAAACGGGTGAAACTGGAAATCGTTGGTAAGTCTACTTTGGTAGATCGAGATATTCTAGAACGTTTGGAAGCTCCGTTGACTCATATCCTGCGGAATGCGATCGATCATGGCATTGAATTGCCCCAAGAACGTCTAGCAGCAGGAAAGCCAGAAGAAGGAATTATTCGGATTGAAGTTACCCATCGCGCCGGAATGCTGTTTATCACCGTTGCAGATGATGGGCGGGGAATCGATATCGAGTTTTTGCGCCAAGTTATCATCGGCAAACAACTGACAAACCCGGAAATGGCAGCCCAACTTACCGAAGTTGAGTTGATGGAATTCTTATTTTTGCCTGGTTTCTCCACAACCCAAACTGTAACTGAAATTTCGGGTAGAGGTGTGGGGCTAGATATCGCCCATAGCACAGTGCGGGAAGTTGGCGGCACGCTACGGGCGGTTTCTGTGTTGGGAAGGGGCATGACCTTTCACTTGCAGTTACCGCTGACGCTATCAGTGATTCGCACCCTGTTGGTGGAAATTGCTGGCGAACCTTATGCTTTTGGACTGACACGTATTGAAGAGGTGTTGATATTATCGAAGTCTAAGATTGCTGTATCGGAAAATCGCCCATTTTTCGTCATAAATAATCAACCTGTGGAGTTGATTTTAGCAAGTCAAGTTTTAGAGTTAGCCTCGCCTGCGGTGAATATAGAATCGCTATCAGTGATTGTAATTAGCGATCGCTTCAATCGTTATGGATTAGTTGTAGATCGGTTTCTCGGTGAGTGCAATTTGGTTGTCCGCCCTTTAGATCCCCGCCTTGGTAAAGTCCCGAATATTAGCGCCGCCGCCCTGATGGATGATGGTTCCCCGGTGTTGATTGTCGATGTCGAAGATTTAGTCCGTTCCATTGCGAAGGTGTTTTCCAGCGGACAACTTTCTCAGGTAAATCAGTCTGCTCATCAGGCAGTTACCAAAACTTACAAGCGAGTGTTAGTGGTGGATGATTCAATCACTGTGCGCGAAATGGAGCGCAAACTTTTGGAAAACAACGGTTACAAAGCTGAAGTGGCGGTTAATGGCATTGATGGTTGGAATGCAATCCGCAGTGGCGATTATGACTTGGTGGTGACAGATATTGATATGCCCCGGATGAACGGCTTTGAACTCACCAGCCAGATAAAAACTCATGCCAAGTTGAAGCAAATACCTGTGATTATCGTTTCTTACAAAGACCGGGAAGAAGACAGATTGCAAGGGTTAGAAGCAGGTGCAGACTACTACTTAACTAAGAGCAGCTTTCATGATGACACTCTGTTAAAGGCGGTGATTGATTTAATTGGAGAGGCTTGA
- a CDS encoding chemotaxis protein CheW: MNPIATPLNIERCWNFIGIEGDRSCPQLATYTHCRNCPVYSTAGRYLLERSIPEDYRHQWTELLAKSRTDENSQISATLATTQITVVIFRLQREWLALSAQIFKEISPPSLVHTIPHRSNQILRGLVSIRGELRLCISLSDLLNLEAADTAVQTLSSVVYSRMVVLEKADKTWVFGVDELYGVHRFHRDELQDPPKSLTQTYTKGLFHWQPGVSQARSHSVSYLDDELLFTTLARKVL; this comes from the coding sequence ATGAACCCGATCGCTACGCCATTAAATATTGAACGTTGTTGGAATTTTATCGGCATTGAGGGCGATCGCTCTTGTCCCCAATTAGCCACCTATACCCATTGCCGCAATTGCCCCGTTTACTCTACTGCTGGACGCTATTTGCTAGAGCGCTCCATACCTGAAGATTATCGCCATCAGTGGACTGAGTTACTCGCTAAATCTAGAACTGATGAAAATTCCCAAATATCCGCTACTTTAGCCACCACTCAAATCACAGTTGTGATTTTTCGTCTACAACGGGAATGGCTGGCACTTTCTGCCCAAATCTTCAAAGAAATTTCTCCTCCCAGTCTGGTTCATACCATACCGCATCGCAGCAACCAAATCTTGCGGGGATTGGTAAGTATCCGAGGTGAATTGCGATTGTGTATCTCTTTGAGCGATTTGTTGAATCTCGAAGCTGCCGATACAGCAGTACAAACCCTCAGTTCAGTGGTGTATTCGCGCATGGTGGTGCTGGAAAAAGCAGATAAAACTTGGGTGTTTGGTGTAGATGAACTTTATGGAGTACACCGATTTCACCGGGATGAGTTACAAGATCCGCCTAAGAGTCTGACTCAAACTTATACTAAAGGGTTATTTCACTGGCAACCTGGCGTGTCACAGGCGCGATCGCACAGTGTCAGTTATTTGGATGATGAATTGTTATTCACCACCTTAGCTAGGAAGGTGCTGTAA
- a CDS encoding methyl-accepting chemotaxis protein — MNAFYSNRGTVGYPMFKNMTLQTRLIGSFFFMGLIVLTMALLGWFTTNELNQYINILATDNIPSVSGIWKINEGQTQIQSAERLLFDPEVTVTERQGAIAQIQDAWKQINEGIKQYEATPLSEQEKKEYGLLKEQLDAWKQAHEKLLDIEQQFTQLGIRNPWKKQIELMRQGKEKTSELAIIQAPIQLRNRMDSEGANREEPLFKITDDQAGKLLKLNEGYISDTQKEVEQNVARSIFWISVGIAIGPITAIIFGFVIARQIAFQILGVVRVAEQISTGNLTTQVTADSNSKDEMNRLLTAFQSMTQNLNTLIRQVQHSGIQVTTSATQIAVSGKQLEGTLTEQVASTNEVAAATKEISATSRELVSAMEQVAAISQITTTAANDSQKDIVRMETTMRQLAEATNAIASRLGVISEKANSINTIVVTITKVADQTNLLSLNAAIEAEKAGEYGLGFAVVAREIRRLADQTAVATLDIEQMVKQMQSSVSTGVMEMDKFAAEVGRNIEDVASISTQVGQIIQQVQDLNPRFEFVNQGMETQSVGAQQISEAMVQLSSTSVQTTDSLREINHAIAQLNQVAQGLRQEIARFQVKTEDAIPLHQLS, encoded by the coding sequence ATGAATGCGTTTTACAGCAACAGAGGAACAGTAGGATATCCAATGTTCAAGAACATGACCTTGCAAACACGGTTGATCGGTTCATTTTTTTTCATGGGACTGATTGTACTCACGATGGCCTTGCTGGGATGGTTCACCACCAACGAGTTAAATCAGTACATTAATATACTGGCGACGGATAACATTCCCAGTGTGTCCGGGATATGGAAGATTAACGAAGGTCAGACACAAATCCAATCGGCAGAACGGTTACTATTCGATCCTGAAGTCACTGTTACTGAAAGACAAGGTGCAATAGCTCAAATCCAGGATGCTTGGAAACAGATTAATGAAGGTATTAAACAGTACGAAGCAACGCCATTAAGCGAACAAGAAAAAAAAGAGTATGGCTTACTTAAAGAACAACTGGATGCCTGGAAGCAAGCTCATGAAAAATTGTTAGATATTGAACAACAATTCACTCAACTGGGTATTCGCAATCCTTGGAAAAAACAAATTGAATTAATGCGTCAAGGAAAAGAAAAAACATCAGAGCTTGCCATTATTCAAGCACCAATTCAATTACGTAATCGCATGGATTCTGAGGGAGCAAATAGAGAAGAACCATTATTTAAAATAACTGATGACCAAGCAGGTAAACTTTTGAAACTTAATGAAGGTTACATATCAGATACACAAAAAGAAGTTGAACAGAATGTGGCCCGCAGTATTTTCTGGATTTCTGTCGGAATTGCCATTGGCCCCATAACTGCGATTATTTTTGGGTTTGTAATCGCTCGACAAATTGCGTTTCAGATTCTTGGTGTTGTTAGGGTTGCAGAGCAAATTTCCACGGGTAATTTAACAACTCAGGTCACGGCTGATTCCAACAGCAAAGATGAAATGAATAGACTCTTAACTGCTTTCCAAAGCATGACTCAGAATCTCAACACTCTGATTCGTCAGGTACAGCATTCAGGTATCCAAGTTACTACCTCAGCTACTCAAATAGCAGTTTCGGGTAAACAATTAGAAGGGACGCTTACCGAACAGGTAGCTTCTACTAATGAGGTAGCTGCCGCTACCAAAGAAATTTCCGCTACCTCTAGGGAATTAGTAAGTGCAATGGAACAAGTTGCGGCCATTTCACAAATCACAACGACAGCGGCGAATGATAGTCAAAAAGACATAGTGCGGATGGAAACCACTATGCGGCAGTTGGCAGAAGCCACTAATGCGATCGCATCTCGATTGGGAGTAATTAGCGAAAAGGCAAATAGCATTAATACTATCGTCGTCACAATTACCAAGGTGGCAGACCAAACGAATCTGCTATCGTTAAATGCGGCGATCGAAGCCGAAAAAGCCGGAGAGTATGGCTTGGGCTTTGCTGTCGTTGCTAGAGAAATTCGCCGACTAGCAGATCAAACCGCCGTTGCTACCCTCGATATTGAGCAGATGGTTAAGCAGATGCAATCGTCAGTCTCTACAGGTGTGATGGAGATGGACAAGTTTGCCGCAGAAGTAGGGCGGAATATAGAAGATGTTGCCAGCATTAGTACACAGGTTGGGCAAATTATCCAGCAAGTGCAAGACTTGAATCCGCGATTTGAGTTTGTCAACCAGGGTATGGAAACCCAATCTGTGGGAGCGCAACAAATTAGTGAGGCGATGGTGCAGTTGAGCAGTACCTCTGTGCAAACTACGGATTCCTTGCGGGAAATTAATCATGCTATAGCCCAACTTAACCAAGTGGCGCAGGGATTGCGTCAAGAGATTGCCCGCTTTCAGGTGAAAACAGAAGACGCTATACCCCTGCACCAACTCTCTTGA